GACCGCCGAGGGTGGTGGCGTTGCTGCCCAGCACGGTCAGGGTATTGGCGCCGAGGTTGATGCCGTTGGTCACGGCGACGGCGGTGCTGGCGTCGAGGTTGGCGTTGCCGCCCACGGTCAGGGCGCCGATGCCCAGCGCGGTGTTGCTGCCCAGGGTCAAGGTGCCGGCATTGAGCTGGGTGCCGTTGGTGTAGAGGTTGTTGCCGCTCAGGGTCAGGTTGGCGTTGCCATTCTTGACCAGCGAACCGATGCCGCTGACCACGCCGCTCAGGCCCAGGTCGGCGCTGCCATCGATGGTCAACGGGCCGGCGATGTTCACGTCGTTGGCCAGGCTCACCGCCGTATTGGCATCCAGGTGGGTACCGGCCAGGGTACTGAGGGTACCGGTACCCAGCGCAGTGTTGCTGCCGACCACCAGGGTACCGGCGTTCAGGCGGGTGATGCCGCTGTTGCTGTTGTTGCCGGTCAGGGTCAGTGTGGTGCCGCCATTCTTGGTGATGCCGCCGGCACCGGCGATGACGCCGCTCAGGGTCAAATCGTTGCTGCCGGGCAGGATGAAGTTGCCCGCCAGGTTGAGCGCGTTGCCAAGGTTCAGCCCGGCCACGCTGGTGTCCAGCGTGGTGTTGTTGGCGGCGTTGAGCGCACCGGTGCCCAGTGCGGTGTTGCTGCCGACCACCAGGGTGCCGGCGTTGAGGGTGGTGGCGCCACTATGGGTGTTGTTGCCGCTCAGGGTCAGGGTGGCGCTGCCATTCTTGACCAGGCCGCCAGTGCCGCTGAGGGTGCCGGCCAGGGTGAGGTTGCTGGTGGTCGGCAAGGTCAGGTCGGCACCGAGGTTGACGGCGTTGTTCAGGGTCATCGCCGCCGAGTTGGCCAGGGTCGACGCACCACCGACCGTCAACGCGCCGGTTCCCAACGCGGCGGCGCTGGCCAGGGTCAAGGTACCGGCATTGAGCGTGAGGCCGCCGCTGAAGGTGTTGGCGCCGCTCAGGGTCAGGTTGGTGGCGCCGTTCTTGACCAGTGCGCCGGTACCGCTGATCACACCGCCCAAGGTGGTGGTGTTGCTGCCTGGCAGGGTCAGGGTGTTGCCGGCGAGGTTGATGGCGTTGCCCAGGTTCAGGGTGCCGCTGCCGTCGAGGCTGGCATTGCCGCCCAGGGTCAGGCCGCCGGTGCCCAGGGCATTGCTGTTGCCCAGGGTCAGCAGCCCAGCGTTCAGGGTGGTGCCGCCACTGAAGGTATTGTTGCCATTGAGCGTCAGGCTGGCACTACCGCTCTTGACCAGGGCGCCGGTGCCGCTGATCTGCCCGGTCAGGGTGGTGGCGTTGCTGCCCAGCACGGTCAAGGTGTTGCCGCCCAGGCTGATGCTGTTGGTCGCCGAAACGGCGGTACTGGTGTCCAGGTTGGCGTTGCCGCCCAGGGTCAGGCCGCCGATGCCCAGTGCGGTGTTGCTGCCGAGAATCAAGGTACCGGCATTGAGCTGGGTGCCGTTGGTGAAGGTGTTGCTGCCACTCAGGGTCAGGCTGGCATTGCCGTTCTTGACCAGCGAGCCGATGCCGCTGATCACGCCGCTCAGCCCGAGGTTGGCAGTGCCGTCGATGGTCAGGGGGCCGGCGGCAATGACGTCGTTGGCCAGGCTGACCGCGGTGCTGGCATCCAGGTGGGTACCCACGGCGGTGTTGAGGATGCCGGTACCGAGCGCCGTGTTGTTGCCGACCACCAGAGTGCCGCCGTTGAGGAAGGTGGAACCGCTGTTGGTGTTGGCGCCGGTCAAGGTCAGCGTGGTGTTGCCGGCCTTGGTCAGGCCGCCGCTGCCGGCGATGACGCCACTCAGGGTCAGGTCGTTGCTGCCGGGCAGGTTGAGGTTGCCGGCCAGGTTCAGGCCGTTGCCGATGTTCAGCCCGGCGACGCTGGTGTCCAGGCTGGTGTTGGCCGCGGCGTTGAGCACGCCGGTGCCCAGCGCGGTGTTGCTGCCCAGCACCAGGGTGCCGGCGTTGAGCGCGGTGGCGCCGCTGTGGGTGTTGTTGCCGCTGAGGGTCAGGCTGGCGCTGCCGTTCTTGACCAGGCCGCCGGTGCCGCTGAGGGTCCCGGCCAGGTTGAGGTTGTTGGCGCCTGTCAGGGTCAGGTTGCCGCCCAGGTTGACGGCGTTGCCCAGGGTCAGCGCCGCCGTGTTGGCCAACGTCGACGCGCCGCCTACGGTCAGAGCGCCGGTACCCAGCGCCGTGGCGCTGGCCAGGGTCAGGGTGCCGGCGTTGAGGGTGAGGCCACCGCTGAAGGTGTTGGCGCCGCCCAGGGTGAGATTGGTGCTGCCGTTCTTGACCAGCGCGCCGGTGCCGCTGATCACACCACCCAGGGTGGTTGCGCTGGTGCCAGGCAAGGTCAGGGTGTTTCCGGCCAGGTCGATGGCATTGCCGAGGTTCACCGCCACGCCCGCGTCGAGGCTGGCGTTGCCGCCCAGGGTGAGGCCGCCGGTGCCCAGGGCGTTGTTGTTGCCCACGGTGAGGACACCGCTGTTGAGGGTCGTGCCACCGCTGAAGGTGTTGCTGCCGTTCAGGGTCAACCCGGCGCTGCCGTTCTTCACCAGCGCGCCGGTGCCGCTGATCACGCCGCCCAGCGTGGTGCTGCTGGTGCCCAGCAGGTTCAGGGTATTGGCGCCGAGGTTGACGGCGTTGCCCAGGCTCACGGCGGTGCTGGCGTCCAGGCTGGCGTTTGCGCCAAGGGTAAGAGCGCCGGTGCCCAGGGCGTTGCTGTTGCCGACGGTGAGCTTGCCGGCATTGAGGGTGAGGCCACCGCTGAAGGTGTTGTTGCCGTTCAGCGCCAGGTCCCCTGCCCCGCTCTTGACCAATGCACCGGTACCGCTGATCACGCCACCCAGGGTGGTGGCACTGGTGCCGAGCAGGTTCAGGGTGTTGGCGCCAAGGCTGATGGCGTTGCCCAGGCTTACCGCGCTGCTGGCATCGAGGCTGGCGTTGCCACCCAGGGTCAGCGCGCCAGTGCCCAGCGCACTGCTGTTGCCGACGGTAAGCTTGCCACCCGCCAGGCTGGTACCGCCGCTGTAGGTATTGACGCCATTGAGGGTAAGGTCGGCGACGCCAGCTTTGGCCAACGCACCGGCGCCGCTGATGATGCCGCCCAGGGTGGTGGCATTGTTGCCGGCGAGGGTAAGCGTGCCGGCACTCAGGGCAATCGCGTTGCCCAGGTTGAGCGCCGAGGTGCTGTCCAGGGTGCCGCTACCGGTCACGGTCAGGGCACCACTGCCCAGGGCCGTGTCGCTGCCCAGGATCAGCGTCCCGCCATTCAAGGTGGTACCGCCGCTGAAGGTGTTGACGCCGTTCAAGGTCAGGTCACCGGTACCGCTCTTGACCAGTGAGCCGGCGCCGCTGAGCACGCCGCCAAGGGTCAGCGCGTTGCTGCCGGGCAGCGTCAGGGCCGCGTTCAGCGCTACCGCATTGTTCAACACCAGCGGCACGCTGCCTTGCAGGCTGCCGGCGCCACTGACCGTGAGCCCACCGCTGCCGAGCGCCGCGGCGCTGGTCAGGTTGAGGCCGCCGGCGGCCAGGGTGGTGCCGCCACTGTAGGTGTTGCTGGCGCCAAGGGTGAGCAGCCCGGCACCGGTCTTGGTCAAGCCGCCGACACCCGAGACCACGCCATTGAGGGCCATGTCGGTGGCGCCGCCCACGTTCAGGCCGGCATTCAAGGTCAGCGCGTTGTTCAGGCCCAGGCCTGCCACTGTGCCCGCGAGACCACCGCCGTTCACCGTGATGCCACCGCTACCGAAGGCACTGGCGTTGTCGAAATTGAGCAAGCCACCGTTGAGGGTGGTCTGGGTGGTGCCGTTGAGCAATTGCCCGATCAGCGACCAGGTACCGCTGTCGACGATCAGGCGGTTGAAGTTGATGTAGTTCGAGGCGTTGATGGTGCCGCTGCCCGTGGTGCCACTGCCGCCACCGATGGCGTTCTGCAGCGCCAGGGTGTTGGTGCCGCCGGCACCGCCGTCGACCACGCCAGCAGGCGCGAAGCCCAGGTTGGGGTTACTGGTGACCAACAGCGACACACCAACACCCGCCCCCGCGCTTAGGCTGGAGCCAGTGATGGCGTTGAAGCGGTTGGTGCTGCCCGCGCCCATGGACAGGCTGCCGGTCAGGCTCCCGGCGTTGGTGAAGGTGTTACCGGCCGCGGACGCCTGAAATGCCGTGCGCCCCAGCACGGTGCCGGTGTTGGTGAAGTTCACCGTGCCGCCACCGCTCACGGCGATGACCGGGGTGTCTTCGCTCACGATCGTCAGGCTGGCCAATGCCGTGGAGCCGATGCTGCCGGCGTTGCTGATGGTGGTGACACCACCGGCTGCGTTACGCACGTCCATCGCCATGCCGGTGAGGTTCAACAGGCTCGCGCCGAGCACCGCGCCGGTGCCGCGGATCACGCCCGTGGCATTGTTGGTGATGTTGATGGTACTGGCAGTGCTGGTGTTGCCAATCACGGCACCGGTGGACTGGATACTCAGGATCCCCAGCAATGACGGGTTGACGGTACCGGAGTTGTTCAACGTGATGTTGTTGCCGGTGAGCGACAGCGCGGTGCCGCCCACGCCCAGCAGCACGCCCAGGGAAGCACCGGTGTTGACGTTGACGGTAAGGCCACTGCCGCTGTTGGAATAGCTCGGCGCGAGCGGGTTGGCCGCGCCGCTACAGGTCACCGTGGAACCGGCCAGGCTGCAGGCGGCCAGCGCCTGTTCACCGTGCAGACCAAAGGCCATGGCAGTCACGGCCAGGCTGACGGCCAGTGACAGTTGCGAGAAACGGGCGGGCGAACGGGGGGCGGCACATCTGTCCACGGAGAGCTCCTTCGTGGATCAGGCACTTCAGTCCTTGAATGCGTGCACAGCGGGCGAAGAAAGAGCAGTGGAACACGCGACGGCCGAAACGCCTGATCTATGGCTACGAATATCCTTTGAGGAAATGTGTAGCCGCTCAGGCGCGGGCGGTAGGGCGCATGGCACGGTCAAATGGTGTTAATACTTTGTCGAGGCGGCACGTGTTTAGCGGGTTTCAGCCGCTTGCCCATTGGATCCAACCGACGAACGGTCATAGCCAATGGCCAGAATGCACGCCCAGGCCTTTTGCAGGCCTGGATGGCAGATCCCTCCTCAGGCGACCTCTGCTCCCTCGTTTGGCCAATGCGGCTCGTTAGCGCCCGGCGGCGTCAACGGTGGCAGGCCGTAGGCCGCCCGAGCAGCGTCACAGCTGGGGTTGTGTTCACCGTTCTCCCAGGATGCCTCGAACTCGCGGCACGGGCTTGAACGATTTTCGTAGATCGAGCACGCCACTTGCGTGCCGATCTCGCCGCCGAGGCTTACGCAACGGCAGGGCTTGGCGTCGGTGCCGATCATGGCGACGCGGGTCGGATTGATCTGCACGACCAGGTCGTCGGGCACCAGGCCACCGGCGGACTGGCACTCACCCCAGAAGAAAGACACACGAAAGTAGCCGCAGCAGGCGCCGCAGGTCAGGCAAGGGTTCTGTTCGGACATGATGGCCAGGGAAGGAGGTTGTTGTTATCGGGGCGAGCGCCCGCGGCGCTATTTGTAATCCAGGCGCGAACGGCTGAGAAGAGGGGTGACGCAAAAAAAGATCGCCGCTGATCGGCGCTCTGCAAGTCGTGATCGATATCGCCTGTACCGACCCATCGCCGGCAAGCCGGCTCCCACAGGGTCCGCTGCCATCCTGCGGGAGCCGGCTTGCCGGCGATGAGGTCGGACCTGCTTACCTGCTGGTCAGTCCATCGCTCCTGAACATCTGGCGGATCCCGCGAATAGCCTGGCGGATACGGTCCTGGTTCTCGATCAGGGCAAATCGCACATGATCATCGCCGTAGTCGCCAAAGCCGATCCCCGGCGACACGCAAACCTTGGCCTCGGCCAGCAGCTTCTTGGAAAACTCCAGCGACCCCAGGTGAGCGTACTGCTCAGGGATCTTCGCCCACACGTACATCGAGGCCTTGGGGTTCTCGACCATCCAACCCAGTTCATGCAGCCCCTTGACCAGCAAGTTGCGGCGCTGGCGGTACTGCTCGGCGATATCGCGCACGCACTGCTGGTCGCCTTCCAGGGCGGCGATGGCCGCCACCTGCAGCGGGGTGAAGGTGCCGTAGTCGTGGTAGCTCTTGATCCGCGCCAGGGCGCTGACCAGCTCGGGATTGCCGACCATGAAGCCGATCCGCCAGCCGGCCATGTTGTAGCTCTTGGACAGGGTGAAGAACTCCACCGCAATGTCCTTGGCGCCTGGCACCTGCATGATCGACGGTGCCTTCCAGCCGTCGTAGACGATATCGGCATAGGCCAGGTCGTGGACCACCAGCACATCGTACTGCTTGGCCAAGGCCACCACGCGCTCGAAGAAGTCCAGCTCGACGCACTGGGCGGTGGGGTTGGACGGGAAGCCGAGGATCATCATCTTCGGCTTGGGGATCGATTCGCGGATCGCCCGCTCCAGCTCGTTGAAGAAGTCCACGCCCGGTACCAGCGGCACGGAGCGTACCTGGGCGCCGGCGATCACCGCGCCGTAGATGTGGATCGGGTAGCTGGGGTTGGGCACCAGGACCGTATCACCGTGGTCGAGGGTGCCGAGCATCAGGTGCGCCAGGCCTTCCTTCGAGCCGATGGTGACAATGGCTTCGCTTTCCGGGTCGATGTCGACCTCGTAGCGCTCCTTGTACCAGTTGGAAATGGCGCGGCGCAGGCGCGGAATGCCACGTGAGGTGGAATAGCCATGGGTGTCTTCACGCTGGGCGACCTGCACCAGCTTCTCGACGATGTGCGGCGGGGTGGCACCGTCGGGGTTGCCCATGCTCAGGTCGATGATGTCCTCGCCACGGCGGCGGGCGGCCATCTTGAGCTCGGCGGTGATGTTGAAGACGTAAGGGGGGAGACGATCGATGCGCGCGAAGCGGCGCGGCGAACCTGGGTTGGCCATGGTTTCCTCTGAAGACGTAAGCGCCCGGAACCGTCCGAGCGACGCTGGCCGCTGCGGCGGCCGAAACAGAAGATAGTGCCGAAATAGTATTCTCGTAAAGGATAATTTCCTGTTTTGTTAGATCGTTTCAGATTGATTACTCGAAAATACAGAATTTATATTTTTCAGGCCCGACCCTATCGCCGGCAAGCCGGCTCCCACAGGGTTTTGCGATCCCTTGTGGTAGCCGGCTTGCCGGCGATGAGGCCAGACCAGGCAACCCAGCCGCAGGCCGGAACACAGGCATAAAAAAACCCCGGCACATGGCCGGGGTTCTTGGTGTAACAGCCCGCTGTATCAGCGTGCGTAGGTCATCAGCACGTCGGCCGCGGTCTGGCTGTCCACGCCCATCATCACGCTCAGGGCAGTGACGGTGAGGATGGAGAAGCCGAACACCTTGCGCGCCCACTTGCTGTCGTCCTCGGCCTTGTAGCCGCCCCAGGCCATGTACAGCCAGTACAGGCCCATGGCGGCCGCCACGGCGAGATAACCCAGGCCGGCGTAACCGCCGAGGGTCAGCATCAGGGTGGCGAGGACGAAGGCCAGCACGTACAGCACGATCTGCTTCTTCGCCGCGAGGATACCGCGCGCCACCGGCAGGACCGGGATGTTGGCGGCGCTGTAGTCCTTGAAGCGGAAGATGGCGATGGCGAAGCTGTGCGGCATCTGCCACAGGCTGAACATCACCAGCAGGGTGAACGCGGCCAGGTCGAAGCTGTTGCTCACCGCGCAGTAGCCGATCACCGGAGGCATGGCACCGGACAGGCTGCCGACCAGGGTGCCATGCACCGATTTGCGCTTGAGCCACAGGCTGTAGAAGCCGACGTAGACCACGAAGCCAACCAGGGCGCAGAACGCCGACAGCGGGTTGGCCTGGACATACAGCAAGCTGAAACCCGCCACCCCGAGCAGGGTGGCGTAGATCAGCGCCAGGGGCAGCGACATGCCGCCCTGGACCATGACGCGGTTCTTGGTGCGCTCCATCTTGTGGTCGATGTCACGGTCGATGCAGTTGTTGAACACGCATCCGGACGCGACCACCAGGGACGTACCGATCACCACCGCCAGGAACAGGGCGAAATCCACATGCCCCTTGGCGGCAAGGAAGAAACCGCCTGCCACGGAAAGCACGTTACCGAAAATGATCCCCGGTTTGGTGATTTGGATAAAGTGCTTCACGGACATGCAGTCTTACCTCACTTGGCCAGCATTTCGAAGTGGATGCTGAACATGATCCACAGCGACAGGCCGACCAGCAGTGCAATTACCAGAACGGTGAACAGGAACGTCGACACGTTGGAGCGCTGCTCTTTCGAGCGGTCCATGTGCAGGAAGTACACGAGGTGTACCACCACCTGGATGACGGCCATGGCCACCACGATCAGGACGGTCAGGTTCTTCGGCAGGCTTGGGTACATCACCAGGCCGAACGGGATCGCGGTCAGGATGATCGACAGTACGAAGCCGATCATGTAGGACTTCACGCTACCGTGATTGCCTTCGTGATGAGTGTCGTGTGCGCTAGCCATTACAGAACCCCCAGCAGGTAGACGACGGTGAACACGCAGATCCAGACCACGTCGAGGAAGTGCCAGAACAGGCTCAGGCAGCTCATGCGGGTCTTGGCGGTCGGCGTGATGCCGTGCTTGTTGATCTGGTACATCATGATTGCCATCCAGATCAGACCGGCGGTCACGTGCAGGCCGTGGGTACCGACCAGCGCGAAGAACGCCGACAGGAAGCCACTGCGCTGCGGGCCGTAGCCTTCGGCGATCAGGTGATGGAACTCATAGATTTCCATCGCGATGAAGCCTGCACCGAACAGGAAGGTCACAGCCAACCAGCCCAGTACACCTGCCTTGTTGCCGGCGAACATCTTCAGCATGGCGAAGCCGAAGGTGATCGAGGACAGCAGCAGGAACGCGGTTTCGACCAGCACGAAGTCGAGCTGGAAGATGTCGTGACCCGACGGGCCGCCGGCGAAACCGCCGGACAGCACCGCGTAGGTGGCGAAGAGCGACGCAAACAGGATGCAGTCGGTCATCAGGTACAGCCAGAAACCGAGTACGGTCATCTGGCCCGAGTCGTGGTGGTGGTCATCGTGCGCATGGTCATGACCATGCGCGCCACCGTGGATTACTTGACTGGACATTGATTACACCCGTTCAAACGATTCGACACGTGCGCCGCCGGCAGGCAGTGCACCAGCGTTGGCCAGCGCTTTCATGCGCTCGCCTTCGATGCGCGCCACTTCTTCGGCCGGCACCATGTAGCCCTGGTCGTCACGCGCGGCGTGGCGAACGAAGACAGCGATGGTCGCAACCAGGCTCGCACCCACCAGCCACCAGATGTGCCAGATGAAGGCGAAGCCGAACACGGTCAGCAACAGACCCATGAACAGACCGGTGGAGGTGTTGCTCGGCATGTGGATCGCTTCGTACTTGGCCGGAGCCTTGTAGGCGGCGCCGGCTTGCTTGGCTTCGTGCCAGGCGTCCAGGCCAACGTGCTCAGGCATGTGGGCGAAGTTGTAGAACGGAGGTGGCGACGAGGTCGACCATTCCAGAGTACGGCCGCCCCATGGGTCGCCGGTGACGTCCATGTTGTCCTTGCGATCGCGAACCGAGACGTAGATCTGGATCAGCTGGCAAGCGATACCGAACAGGATCAGCACGGCGCCGACCACGGCTACGTACAGGTAGGGTTCCCACAGCGGGTTGTCGGAGTGGTTCAGACGACGGGTCATGCCCATGAAGCCCAGGGCGTACAGCGGCATGAACGCTACGTAGAAGCCGGAGATCCAGAACCAGAAGGCAGCCTTGCCCCACTTCTCGTTCAGGGTGAAACCGAAGGCTTTCGGGAACCAGAAGGCGAAGCCGGCGATGTAGCCGAATACCGCGCCACCGATGATCACGTTGTGGAAGTGGGCGATCACGAACAGGCTGTTGTGCAGAACGAAGTCGGCACCTGG
This sequence is a window from Pseudomonas maumuensis. Protein-coding genes within it:
- a CDS encoding YkgJ family cysteine cluster protein, coding for MSEQNPCLTCGACCGYFRVSFFWGECQSAGGLVPDDLVVQINPTRVAMIGTDAKPCRCVSLGGEIGTQVACSIYENRSSPCREFEASWENGEHNPSCDAARAAYGLPPLTPPGANEPHWPNEGAEVA
- the alaC gene encoding alanine transaminase; protein product: MANPGSPRRFARIDRLPPYVFNITAELKMAARRRGEDIIDLSMGNPDGATPPHIVEKLVQVAQREDTHGYSTSRGIPRLRRAISNWYKERYEVDIDPESEAIVTIGSKEGLAHLMLGTLDHGDTVLVPNPSYPIHIYGAVIAGAQVRSVPLVPGVDFFNELERAIRESIPKPKMMILGFPSNPTAQCVELDFFERVVALAKQYDVLVVHDLAYADIVYDGWKAPSIMQVPGAKDIAVEFFTLSKSYNMAGWRIGFMVGNPELVSALARIKSYHDYGTFTPLQVAAIAALEGDQQCVRDIAEQYRQRRNLLVKGLHELGWMVENPKASMYVWAKIPEQYAHLGSLEFSKKLLAEAKVCVSPGIGFGDYGDDHVRFALIENQDRIRQAIRGIRQMFRSDGLTSR
- a CDS encoding cytochrome o ubiquinol oxidase subunit III; translated protein: MSSQVIHGGAHGHDHAHDDHHHDSGQMTVLGFWLYLMTDCILFASLFATYAVLSGGFAGGPSGHDIFQLDFVLVETAFLLLSSITFGFAMLKMFAGNKAGVLGWLAVTFLFGAGFIAMEIYEFHHLIAEGYGPQRSGFLSAFFALVGTHGLHVTAGLIWMAIMMYQINKHGITPTAKTRMSCLSLFWHFLDVVWICVFTVVYLLGVL
- the cyoD gene encoding cytochrome o ubiquinol oxidase subunit IV: MASAHDTHHEGNHGSVKSYMIGFVLSIILTAIPFGLVMYPSLPKNLTVLIVVAMAVIQVVVHLVYFLHMDRSKEQRSNVSTFLFTVLVIALLVGLSLWIMFSIHFEMLAK
- the cyoE gene encoding heme o synthase, yielding MSVKHFIQITKPGIIFGNVLSVAGGFFLAAKGHVDFALFLAVVIGTSLVVASGCVFNNCIDRDIDHKMERTKNRVMVQGGMSLPLALIYATLLGVAGFSLLYVQANPLSAFCALVGFVVYVGFYSLWLKRKSVHGTLVGSLSGAMPPVIGYCAVSNSFDLAAFTLLVMFSLWQMPHSFAIAIFRFKDYSAANIPVLPVARGILAAKKQIVLYVLAFVLATLMLTLGGYAGLGYLAVAAAMGLYWLYMAWGGYKAEDDSKWARKVFGFSILTVTALSVMMGVDSQTAADVLMTYAR